TATCTTCAGCATAGAAAAGCCCGAAGTCAAAGTCCTGTGCCCCGGGCTTGATTAGCATCTTCTTCAATAAAAGGATGGCTTCCTGTTTTAGATAATCCTCCTCCCCACAAAAAAAGTAACAATCGGCAATTTTTTTTCTGTTTAATTTTGTAATTAATTCTTTATACTTCATCATCTTTCTCGCGTTGAAAGCCTCCCAGCAACCCATCCTGTCTCTAACACCCTGAAATTTGAAAGATAGTTTACGAAGAACTTTTGGAATTTTAGCCAAAAAACAAGGACGGCTTTTTTTCTTTGAAGCAAATCACTGTTTGACGACTCCGATTCATCGGAGGAGGAGTTTTGATTTGCGCCCTGCAGAGTCCAAAGTTTTTTGGCGTTAAGAAATTCCTCAGGAATGAGGAAACTATTTTTCGAATCCCTGACCGAGCGACTCCGATAACTATCCCTTCATCCTACTTATTGACTCTGGATTTCAATCTGGCTTCCCCATCCATAGACTGTGCGTCGCACAATGTGATCGGCGAGCTCAATAACCAGTCGCTCCTGTGCTTCCTCTTCTGTTTCCACAGTTCCACCTGCCCTGGGAGTTACATAGTACCTTACATCTCCTTCAATCCCTCCAATAAGGTTCCCATCTACGCTCTCCCTCTTCTCTTCCCAGAGAACCTCTCCTGTAGCTAAATCCCGAAAAGAGAGATTGACTATGACCCAGAGCTTATACTGTTCAACCACCTCGGTGGCATCGTAAGAGAGGGGTTGTAAAACGTAAGTAACAATCTCTCCGGTTAACAGAGCACCGGCCTCCCCTTTCTTGGCAATGGATAGATGGCCATCTCTAATGAATTCTTCTATTACAGCGTCGGTAAGTTTAGACTCAATGCCGTAGTGAGCGGTTCTGTTGATAAATGTGGGCACAGCTATTGTCTTAATATGCTTGGGCAGAATTTCCACAGGCGTATAAGCACAACCAAATAATAGAAACATCCCCAACACAATGATAACGAAAATAAACTTTCTCATAAGTTTCTCCTTTTTTCTATTTTTCCACTACAATATTCACCAGTCGCTTGGGCACATAAATTATCTGTTTAATCTTTTTATTATCGATATATTTTCTAACTCTCTCATCTACTTGGGCTCTTTTCTTTATCTCTTCCTCTTCTAAATTTACCGGAACTTCTACTTTGCTTCTCACTTTACCATTCACTTCAATGACAATAAGTACCTCCTCTTTTTTGATTACTTCTTGGTCGTATCTTGGCCAAGGTTTTTTAATCACACTTCCCCGATGTCCCAGCACTTCCCATAATTCTTCACAAATATGTGGCGCAAAAGGAACTAGCAAAAGTATTAATTTTTCTACGCTTTCCCGTAAGTGGGAGCTCGTGCCTTTCTTCCTTAAGTAATCATATATTCCATTGGAGAGTTCCATAATGGCGGCAATAGCAGTATTAAAATGAAAACTTTCTATGTCTTCAGTAACTTTCTTAATAGCTGCGTGGGTAATTCTGTTTAGCTTTTTTTCTTCTTGGTCGTAAGTTTTAAGAACAGTTTCCTTGCGTTTACTTTCTATTTCTCCTACCAGATTCCGAACTCTGTTCAAGAACCTATAGCAGCCCTGAACCCCTCTATCACTCCATTCTAAATCTTTTTCCGGAGGTGAGGCAAAGAGAATGAATAACCTCGCTGTATCGGCGCCATATTTCTGAGTTATCTCATCTACGCTAACTACATTCCCCTTCGACTTTGACATCTTCGCTCCATCTTTAACTACCATTCCTTGACATAAGAGTTTTGTAAAAGGCTCATCAATACTGTACAAGCCTATATCCCTCAAGGCCTTGGTAAAGAACCGGGCATACAAAAGATGCATAATCGCATGTTCAATTCCTCCTATATATTGGTCGACCGGCATCCAGTACTTGACTTTTTTCTTATCAAAAGGTAACTTCTTGAAATGCGGGCTACAATAACGGGCAAAATACCAGGAGGAATCAACGAAGGTATCCATAGTATCGGTTTCTCTTCTTGCCGCACCACCACATTTAGGACATTTACAGTTTACGAAATCACTGCTTTTAGCCAAGGGATTCCCTCTGCCCGTAAACTCAACTTTCATTGGTAACTTTACTGGTAAATCTTTTTCCGGCACAGGCACAATTTTGCACTTATCACAGTAAATTATGGGAATAGGTGTGCCCCAATACCTCTGTCGGGAAATCAACCAGTCGCGCAATCTGTACTGAAGCGTCTTTCTTCCCCAGCCTTTCTGGGTCAGATATTGCGTAATCTTTTCCCTTCCATCTGGTGAAGAAAGACCGTCAAACTGGGCTGAATTGGCCATAATTCCTTCGCCTTCGTAAGCTTCTTGTAAATCTTCCCCTGTAGAAGATTCCTCTGGAGAAGGGACAATTACCTGTTTTATCGGAATATGATACTTTTTAGCGAACTCGAAATCTCTCTGGTCATGAGCTGGCACGGCCATTATTGCTCCTGTCCCGTACTCCATCAACACGAAATTAGCTACGTAGATGGGAATTTCATTTCCATTCAAAGGATTTATCGCGTGCCTGCCGATAAACATCCCCTCTTTTTCTTTGTTCTCCCCTGTGCGAGTGAATCTATCTTCAATTACTACCCTGTTAATAAATTCTCTTATTTTCTTCTCATATTCTGTCCCAGCAATAAATTCTAAAACTCTGGGATGTTCGGGAGCGAAAGTCATAAAAGTAGCACCGTAAAGGGTATCCGGCCGCGTGGTAAATACTGGAATCAGACTATCAGAACCCTTCAATCTGAAATTGACCAGTGTTCCCTGACTTTTGCCAATCCAGTTCTCCTGCATAATTCTAACTCTCTCTGGCCAGTCTTTTAGCTTTTTCAAATCTTCCAGAAGTTCCTCAACGTAATCGGTGATCTTAAAAAACCACTGCTCCAGACTTTTAATCTCCACAAAAGCCTCGCACCTCCAGCATTTTCCATTTACCACCTGCTCATTGGCCAGGACTGTCCCGCACTGTGGGCACCAGTTGATAGGTGCCTTCTTCCTGTAAGCGAGACCCTTCTCGTAGAACTTAAGAAATATCCACTGGTTCCAGCGATAATATTCTGGTTCAGCGGTAATTACCAACCTCTCCCAATCGTAACTCAATCCCATTTTCTTTTGCTGCTTTTTCATCATCTCAATACATCTATTCGTCCAGGAAGAAGGGTGAATCTTTTTCTCTATTGCTGCGTTCTCTGCAGGCAATCCCAAAGCATCGTAACCCATAGTGTAAAGGACGTTGAACCCTCTCATCCTCAGGAAGCGAGCCACAGTGTCTCCTATTGCATAATTACGCATGTGTCCCATATGGAGCTCTCCAGAAGGATAAGGGAACATCTCCAGAAGATAGAATTTTTTCTTTCCCGAGTCCTCAGAGATTTTAAAAGTTCCTTCCTCTTCCCATTTCTTCTGCCATTTCTTTTCAATCTTCTTGAAATTGTAAATTTTCTCCATGTTTAACTTGCACCCTCAATAAACTTACTTCTCGCCCCTGTCTTATCTACTCCTTTTTCTTCAAGTAGATAAAATACTCAATATTTCCAGCAGGACCTTTAATCGGCGAAGTAGTCAATCCTTTTACTTCTAATCCCAAATCTCGAGCTAAAAGCTTTATTTTATCGATAACTTCCTGATGAACTTTCCTGTCTTTAACCACACCGCCTCTGAGCACTTTTTCTCTCACTGCCTCAAATTGGGGCTTAATCAGGGAGACTATCTCGCCCCTTTTTCTAATTAACTCTTTAACTTTCGACAAAACTTTATCCAGAGAAATAAAAGAGACATCGATAGTAGCCAAATCGATGGGGCTTTTAATCTTTTTTCCGTTAAAGTATCTTATGTTCATTTTTTCGATGGTGACCACCCTGGGATCGTTCCGTAATTTCCAATCAAGCTGACCGTAACCCACATCCAGGGCATAAACCTTTTTCGCCCCATTCTTAAGAAGACAATCCGTAAACCCTCCCGTTGATGCGCCAACATCAAGACAGACCTTTCCTTCAACGCTCAACCCGAACTCCTTTATTGCTGCTTCCAGCTTCAATCCTCCCCGGGAAACATATTTTCGTAAAGGAGATTCCTTTACTTCTATCTCTATATCAATAGGGAACTCAGCACCTACTTTAATAACTTTCCGACCACCCACCCATACAGAGCCAGCCATTATCAATCCCTTTGCTCTATGGTGACTTGACGCCAGTCGCTTTTCCATCAAAAGCTTATCTAATCTCTCTTTTCTCTTTTTTATTTTCACAAATCTATTTGAATTCGATAATTAGGTAGCAGCAAAGCGCAAGCTTTGCTTCCTCTGTAGGGGACGGACTCTAT
This genomic interval from bacterium contains the following:
- a CDS encoding LptE family protein, whose product is MRKFIFVIIVLGMFLLFGCAYTPVEILPKHIKTIAVPTFINRTAHYGIESKLTDAVIEEFIRDGHLSIAKKGEAGALLTGEIVTYVLQPLSYDATEVVEQYKLWVIVNLSFRDLATGEVLWEEKRESVDGNLIGGIEGDVRYYVTPRAGGTVETEEEAQERLVIELADHIVRRTVYGWGSQIEIQSQ
- the leuS gene encoding leucine--tRNA ligase, producing the protein MEKIYNFKKIEKKWQKKWEEEGTFKISEDSGKKKFYLLEMFPYPSGELHMGHMRNYAIGDTVARFLRMRGFNVLYTMGYDALGLPAENAAIEKKIHPSSWTNRCIEMMKKQQKKMGLSYDWERLVITAEPEYYRWNQWIFLKFYEKGLAYRKKAPINWCPQCGTVLANEQVVNGKCWRCEAFVEIKSLEQWFFKITDYVEELLEDLKKLKDWPERVRIMQENWIGKSQGTLVNFRLKGSDSLIPVFTTRPDTLYGATFMTFAPEHPRVLEFIAGTEYEKKIREFINRVVIEDRFTRTGENKEKEGMFIGRHAINPLNGNEIPIYVANFVLMEYGTGAIMAVPAHDQRDFEFAKKYHIPIKQVIVPSPEESSTGEDLQEAYEGEGIMANSAQFDGLSSPDGREKITQYLTQKGWGRKTLQYRLRDWLISRQRYWGTPIPIIYCDKCKIVPVPEKDLPVKLPMKVEFTGRGNPLAKSSDFVNCKCPKCGGAARRETDTMDTFVDSSWYFARYCSPHFKKLPFDKKKVKYWMPVDQYIGGIEHAIMHLLYARFFTKALRDIGLYSIDEPFTKLLCQGMVVKDGAKMSKSKGNVVSVDEITQKYGADTARLFILFASPPEKDLEWSDRGVQGCYRFLNRVRNLVGEIESKRKETVLKTYDQEEKKLNRITHAAIKKVTEDIESFHFNTAIAAIMELSNGIYDYLRKKGTSSHLRESVEKLILLLVPFAPHICEELWEVLGHRGSVIKKPWPRYDQEVIKKEEVLIVIEVNGKVRSKVEVPVNLEEEEIKKRAQVDERVRKYIDNKKIKQIIYVPKRLVNIVVEK
- a CDS encoding TlyA family RNA methyltransferase; amino-acid sequence: MKIKKRKERLDKLLMEKRLASSHHRAKGLIMAGSVWVGGRKVIKVGAEFPIDIEIEVKESPLRKYVSRGGLKLEAAIKEFGLSVEGKVCLDVGASTGGFTDCLLKNGAKKVYALDVGYGQLDWKLRNDPRVVTIEKMNIRYFNGKKIKSPIDLATIDVSFISLDKVLSKVKELIRKRGEIVSLIKPQFEAVREKVLRGGVVKDRKVHQEVIDKIKLLARDLGLEVKGLTTSPIKGPAGNIEYFIYLKKKE